The Carassius auratus strain Wakin unplaced genomic scaffold, ASM336829v1 scaf_tig00216109, whole genome shotgun sequence genome contains a region encoding:
- the LOC113097094 gene encoding soluble scavenger receptor cysteine-rich domain-containing protein SSC5D-like, with the protein MWTQEIQCRGNESQIHLCPTSPSLHNNCSHDSDVGLLCADSVNLRLVGGHSRCAGRVEVLHRGQWGKVCGVGWDLPDAAVVCRELDCGEPVDALSDARFGPGLQTVWMNYVMCTGSESTLKKCGSYGDVEQGCSPYGDAGVICSGKLLKS; encoded by the exons atgtggacacaagagattcagtgcagaggaaatgaatctCAGATTCACCTCTGTCCAACATCACCATCACTTCATAACAACTGTTCACATGACAGTGATGTTGGACTGTTGTGTGCTG ACAGTGTGAATTTGAGGTTGGTTGGTGGtcacagtcgctgtgctggtcgagtggaggttcttcacagaggtcagtggggaaaAGTGTGTGGTGTTGGTTGGGATTtgcctgatgctgcagtggtgtgtagagagttggactgtggagaacctgtagatgctctgAGTGATGCTCGTTTTGGACCAGGATTGCAAACAGTTTGGATGAATTATGTCATGTGTACTGGATCAGAATCTACACTAAAGAAATGTGGGTCATATGGAGATGTTGAACAAGGCTGTAGTCCTTATGGAGATGCTGGAGTTATCTGTTCAGGTAAATTGCTTAAATCTTAA